From a single Lineus longissimus chromosome 16, tnLinLong1.2, whole genome shotgun sequence genomic region:
- the LOC135500185 gene encoding 5-hydroxytryptamine receptor-like, whose protein sequence is MYNETLIGYDISNESHYTFSLFGNTTEVTQQTNRSNDSYGGFGFYPEHYGLVHLLCTSIILGCMILCTIIGNVFVVAAIILERNLQSVANYLIMSLAVADLMVATLVMPISAVHEVTSKWFLGAEVCDLWISFDVLCCTASILHLVAIALDRYWAVTQVDYIRQRTAKRIIFMIILVWGFSICISIPPLFGWKDNNNPYESGVCQISQDWGYTIFSTFGAFYMPLIVMMVIYYKIFRAARHRIRKRNFINDANKNNKALLTVDAPLRNDREHTNYGNTLIVPDSPSVNHVSVNSDSNKVVFNPKRTPNLSNMRKNKNPSRPPRDRSRERTRERQKEKLEHKRERKAARTLAIITGCFIICWFPFFILALVAPFVKDISIFPNLAFSVVLWLGYLNSLLNPVIYTVFNPDFRNAFRKILFGKYRNRQPGRRR, encoded by the exons ATGTATAACGAAACACTGATTGGATACGATATTTCAAATGAATCACATTATACGTTCAGTTTATTCGGGAACACCACTGAAGTTACGCAGCAGACGAACAGATCAAACGACTCGTACGGCGGATTCGGATTCTACCCGGAACATTACGGCTTGGTGCATTTATTATGCACGTCCATCATTCTAGGCTGTATGATATTATGCACAATAATCGGAAACGTGTTTGTGGTGGCCGCCATTATTCTAGAGCGGAACTTGCAAAGTGTTGCGAATTATCTGATAATGTCTTTAGCAGTTGCTGACTTAATGGTGGCCACGTTAGTCATGCCTATTAGCGCTGTGCACGAAGTGACTTCAAAATGGTTCCTTGGGGCCGAGGTTTGTGATCTCTGGATTAGTTTCGACGTGTTGTGTTGTACTGCGTCAATACTCCACCTAGTGGCGATTGCGCTAGACAGATACTGGGCTGTCACCCAGGTTGATTATATAAGACAGCGAACAGCTAAGCGGATAATATTTATGATCATTCTCGTTTGGGGCTTTTCAATCTGTATATCCATTCCTCCTTTATTTGGTTGGAAGGACAACAACAACCCGTACGAGTCCGGAGTCTGCCAGATCAGCCAGGATTGGGGCTACACGATCTTCTCAACATTTGGTGCATTTTACATGCCGCTTATAGTCATGATGGTGATCTATTATAAAATATTTCGTGCCGCAAGACACCGGATTCGAAAAAGGAATTT CATCAACGACgcaaacaaaaataacaaagcTCTCCTGACAGTTGATGCCCCCTTGAGGAACGATCGCGAACACACGAACTACGGGAATACACTAATTGTCCCAGATTCGCCATCTGTCAATCACGTCTCCGTGAATTCAGATTCTAATAAAGTAGTGTTCAATCCAAAACGAACTCCAAATTTATCCAATATGCGCAAGAATAAAAATCCAAGTAGGCCGCCACGTGATCGATCTCGCGAGAGAACGCGGGAGCGGCAGAAAGAGAAACTAGAACACAAACGTGAGCGAAAGGCGGCAAGGACCTTGGCGATTATAACGGGTTGTTTTATTATATGCTGGTTCCCATTTTTTATTTTAGCTTTAGTGGCGCCTTTCGTAAAGGATATCAGCATATTTCCGAATCTTGCATTTAGCGTGGTATTGTGGCTAGGCTACTTAAACTCGCTTCTCAATCCGGTTATATACACTGTATTCAATCCTGACTTCAGAAACGCCTTTAGGAAAATTTTGTTTGGTAAGTATCGAAATAGACAACCGGGCAGGAgaaggtga